Part of the Magnetococcales bacterium genome is shown below.
AATCCCTTTGCTCTTCAGTTGGCTTTGAGCCTCTTCCACGCTGCTCGTCTTGCTGTACGAGCCGATGTGAACGAAGCAGCTACCCGCTTTGGCGTCGGTGCTGACCGCAGCGGCGACAGCCGGCTTGGACTCGGGGGCTTTGGTCTCGACTTTGGAGACAGCCGTGGAAGAGTCTTGCAACTGGCTGGTTTTGGCGGGCTTGGCGGCGGCCGGTTGAGCGGCAGGCTTTTGGGCCGTGGTTTTCGGCATGTTCAACTGGGCGAGCATGTCGTTGAGATAGGCTTCGCCACCATACTCGAAGGATTCACGGAAGCCGGGAGCCAGGTACAGTTGGATGTCGCCGGGCTTGTCAACCGCGAGGGAGAGATTGCGCAGATATTCCACGCCTTCGGTCCGATCCTTCAGACCATGGAACAGGGCATTGCCCAGATTGATACCGGCGGCATGCAGAGCGCGACGATAGTTACGCAGATAAATCTCCTCGGCGGAGAAGATCCGGAAGGTGAACTTGTCGCTGTCGGTCAGAGTGGTGGTATGGTTGGCGTAGAACTGGCCTTCCAGAGCCGTGGTCATGAAGTTCTCGGTACGGCTGTAGGTCAGTTCGTAACCGGTCATGGCGGCGTTGGCGCAGACCACCGACTGGGAGAGATCCTCGGCAACCGGGATATTCTTCTGAGAGACGGCGGGCATTTCCTTGGCGATTTCGGCCAGGGTCTGCTTCATGGATTCCCGATAGCTGCACACAAAGCCGTTCTTGAAGGCTTGGCGGTCGGCCGGGGAACCGGAGGTCAGCAGTTCCTGGAAGAGTTCCAACATGGCGACGGCATGGGTGTTGGTCTCTTTGAGCATGGGATCGAACTTGCCCTGGAAGGAGGTGGAGCGCTCCAGGTTGAGTTGGAAGAACTTCTTGGGCCACTGGGAGAAGCCGGCACCGATTTCGCGGCCGATTTCGCCGGCGGCGGTGGAGACGTGATATCCGAGGACATCATCGGCATCCATGCGGCCATAGGTGGTCCGGAAGCAGGAGTGGAACTTGGTCCGCAGTTCCTGGTTGACGCCAAAATAGAAGCGTCCCAGGGGGGTCGCCTGACCGTTGGCGTTCATTTCACCCGTGCGCAGAAAATGCACGAAGTCGGGATTCAGGTGCTTTTTGCCGTACAGGTTGCCATTGTCGTTGCGCAGATTGGCGCCCCAGTAGTCACCGGCGCGACAGAAGGAACCGGCATCCATTTTGATCAGGAATTCGGTGTTGGCATTGGTGTTGACAATGGTCCGTTCCAACGAGTCGTGGGAATTGATCGGGGCGCCCAGTTCCGGATGCGGGGCCGCACAACCAGCAAC
Proteins encoded:
- a CDS encoding SPOR domain-containing protein; amino-acid sequence: MRQPKSIVQKLCGLSLLALVAGCAAPHPELGAPINSHDSLERTIVNTNANTEFLIKMDAGSFCRAGDYWGANLRNDNGNLYGKKHLNPDFVHFLRTGEMNANGQATPLGRFYFGVNQELRTKFHSCFRTTYGRMDADDVLGYHVSTAAGEIGREIGAGFSQWPKKFFQLNLERSTSFQGKFDPMLKETNTHAVAMLELFQELLTSGSPADRQAFKNGFVCSYRESMKQTLAEIAKEMPAVSQKNIPVAEDLSQSVVCANAAMTGYELTYSRTENFMTTALEGQFYANHTTTLTDSDKFTFRIFSAEEIYLRNYRRALHAAGINLGNALFHGLKDRTEGVEYLRNLSLAVDKPGDIQLYLAPGFRESFEYGGEAYLNDMLAQLNMPKTTAQKPAAQPAAAKPAKTSQLQDSSTAVSKVETKAPESKPAVAAAVSTDAKAGSCFVHIGSYSKTSSVEEAQSQLKSKGISNVSLHPVTVKPNTPELTQVRVGPFTSKTTALTERNRIAGSYAGSIGGVLCDI